From Phragmitibacter flavus, the proteins below share one genomic window:
- a CDS encoding RHS repeat domain-containing protein, translating into MPEDPVVPPLPPEKPNEPEDLPPLPFQPRPRGREEPQTPPWEAPQAERPKAPKQPKDPNQPDLDPNKSDPTNPSPEASEPTQPGNAGSPPGTSGCPVRYSSGQLQFEETDLSLKTFGLNWGHSRSYANRLNTNAVGLNGSSWLVGQSTSLFFDSTQSGGGPAKICMVSSGNNNLWTTRQPNGSYKSTFVVNQNINHDTQQGEYVWKSTKGTRLSFYDQSSSHPSALQGKLKAVVMKSGAHVAISYDSAHRPSHVDRTHGSQNSRFGYQYFAPNADFQGYLSGVNFEIDQVPVQRASYGYHSGSTGGSYGDLRTVVTENFDVATNSWKAINHKHYRYYTSNGGTGFTHGLKYVIRDTAYQRMVNAGHQPETAPEEVLAEFADFYFEYDSLQRVSLERLRGGTQEFTFQYGSNPVQPSLDDVNIWNTRTVENLPDGSQNRVYTNKAGKVILHVHEDLVTSRKWYQYTQYNSQFQAILQASPAAIASVTEPTPGSPSTLTVTLKADAGLIHEYSYYTSTNPTTGAVADQLEKFSVKEGSSGLASSLRSWEYDVHQAFGDEIYPIRAVTHYPEAHNSTIGYRTSFAYSWYTDGNANATFQVREKISTMPVVSPTQRGTGVADVLRQQYSESGLATWAMNARGVIFYRAYDPANSAVTQWIQDVDTSQMSGVPAGWSTLSGFGKHLVTDFINDNIGRTLRVVRPSVDVDPGSVGETGVSAIAVRPVYYYDYRDSTAQVWSAVGWLTGTLEAPSWHLFGPVLLRLTDQNDRVLDEIRATPLVVDQPLSPDTFQSNGALPSQELWVSWTDYERDAWGRVVQARVFHDIPLSGSGVEGQHYDAVRFYYDLQGRLRKQVSPGGTITRTVVDTRGLPTATWVGTNDAGATDNDPSGGEASGNNMKMVWRGIFDNGNDGGNGNLTESMQVLNDTPAGGVTQFSYDYRNRTVQQNTSDGFRVFFQTTLYDNLGRPLTSSRYHTSVTIANRTHEETVAYDSLGRAYEGKVFVVNPNGTLGSPLVSGVWYDPSGNVIKQIAKGSKAVVKNVFDSLDRTVVSYLVAEDASSAPDNTNNVSLDVVIQQDEFVYNDCGDTLAAVNRSRFDDATGTGHLQGPSGSEPKSRDNYTFLYPDPSGRLCWQAQLGTHGGTVPTRPGVHPPSSDTTLVTEWQYAADSAVAKIIDPKGVDTTVLRDAAGRRIQQTDNAAGSTTGQQTSQYEYAPDGGLSILRVLNATTGNQVTTWTYGTNPATSKVARTDLPVSKTSPTGKVYSQTYNRQGVVESTTDPNGTFHLYIYDLMGRLIQNHTPVIGSGVDGSVRLLGTEYDTHGRAFRLTSYSATSAIVNQVVRGFNGIGCLTTEYQSHGGAVTVSTPRVQYQCTSATDNIQRRTSITYPNGRQLDYEYGSSGGIDDVLNRVQSVHDDDLTVLAEYQHVGLGLPSITTLPQPGIEQRWKKLAGDPNGDGGDPYTGYDRFTRVIRSHWLKPATTPVSLVDAQWGYDRASLKTWRKDALAPSGSEQDQYFSYDNRYQVTQRQRGILDTGHTGISGTPAQQENFGYDPAGNWTGYQQTNAGTLDINQSRAHNASNQITSINSVSSDVSYDDNGNMLEVPTGGQALDGPPRKLVWDAWNRLRKVYDDEDNLIAEYQYDGQMRRVTSAADSTVRHFYYDDQWRSVEERLDSISDAVTNHVWQPGNRWELILRDRSTANDGTFDERLYSLKDELDPVALIDTNGSVVERCAFSAFGKASFFDATYTSRTSSSYGWNFLFHGEFADAETSWMNYGFRYYSTDLGRWLNEDPIGLLGGLNSYSFAGSSPMRSIDVLGLCDEQNGGSEVWDAISEWMQVGGTQTDARGVERPVAGAGYPSATGRGYVDAFGSWHESFCMSCHGTTSTAQFNREQAALANATSWGAYLTAESLNILSAAVMGGGLSRAFAAKSGPVVYRQLSAADRIALDAGQPLMPKGTGGTILDHIRSQPTGHISVSETAAATARFNGGNGLVEINVNAATAGGARFIPHSEVLQGVGARANQIRNVREAQEALFQGPIPASAVRLIE; encoded by the coding sequence ATGCCCGAAGACCCAGTTGTTCCGCCACTCCCTCCTGAGAAGCCGAATGAACCCGAAGATCTGCCCCCGCTGCCCTTTCAACCACGGCCTCGGGGAAGGGAAGAACCACAGACGCCACCTTGGGAAGCCCCTCAGGCGGAACGTCCGAAGGCACCAAAGCAGCCAAAGGATCCCAATCAACCTGATCTCGACCCAAACAAATCAGATCCCACCAATCCCTCACCCGAGGCATCTGAGCCGACGCAACCCGGTAACGCAGGCTCACCTCCCGGCACAAGCGGTTGCCCAGTACGCTATTCCTCCGGGCAGCTGCAGTTTGAAGAAACCGATCTCTCTCTAAAAACGTTCGGACTCAATTGGGGGCATTCCCGGTCCTACGCCAATCGACTCAATACGAATGCCGTCGGGCTCAATGGAAGCTCGTGGCTTGTCGGCCAGTCCACCTCGTTGTTTTTTGATAGCACCCAAAGTGGCGGTGGTCCGGCAAAGATCTGCATGGTCAGCAGTGGAAACAACAACCTGTGGACTACCCGCCAACCAAACGGCTCCTATAAATCCACCTTCGTGGTAAATCAGAATATCAACCATGATACTCAGCAAGGCGAGTATGTTTGGAAGAGCACTAAAGGAACTCGGCTCTCTTTTTACGACCAGTCTTCTTCCCATCCATCCGCGCTACAGGGTAAACTAAAAGCGGTAGTAATGAAAAGCGGCGCCCACGTCGCCATTAGCTACGACAGCGCGCACCGGCCTTCACATGTGGATCGAACCCACGGCTCACAAAACAGCCGTTTCGGATATCAATATTTCGCCCCGAATGCAGACTTTCAAGGCTACCTTTCGGGTGTCAATTTCGAAATAGACCAGGTCCCCGTGCAGAGGGCTAGCTATGGCTATCACAGTGGTAGTACCGGAGGTTCTTACGGTGATCTCCGCACCGTAGTGACGGAAAATTTTGACGTTGCCACCAATTCATGGAAGGCCATCAATCACAAACATTACCGCTATTACACATCAAACGGCGGCACCGGCTTCACTCATGGGTTAAAGTACGTGATTCGCGACACGGCCTATCAGCGAATGGTCAATGCAGGCCATCAGCCTGAAACCGCTCCAGAAGAAGTTCTTGCTGAGTTCGCGGACTTCTATTTTGAATACGACAGCTTGCAGCGGGTCAGCTTGGAAAGACTGCGCGGCGGCACCCAGGAGTTTACTTTTCAATACGGGAGCAATCCTGTGCAGCCGAGTTTGGATGACGTCAACATCTGGAACACACGCACGGTTGAAAATCTGCCCGATGGCAGCCAAAATCGTGTTTACACCAACAAGGCAGGCAAGGTAATCCTGCACGTGCATGAAGACCTTGTGACGTCACGAAAATGGTATCAGTACACCCAGTACAACTCTCAGTTTCAAGCGATACTCCAGGCGTCCCCGGCTGCTATTGCGTCGGTCACAGAACCCACTCCCGGTTCCCCCTCCACCCTCACTGTCACTCTCAAAGCTGACGCTGGGCTCATCCACGAATACAGTTACTACACCAGCACCAATCCAACCACCGGTGCCGTAGCGGACCAGCTTGAGAAGTTCTCCGTCAAAGAGGGCTCTAGCGGCCTTGCTAGCAGTTTGCGCTCCTGGGAATATGACGTACATCAGGCCTTTGGGGACGAAATCTATCCGATCCGTGCGGTCACTCATTATCCTGAAGCGCACAACTCCACAATTGGATACCGCACGTCCTTTGCCTACAGTTGGTATACCGACGGCAACGCGAATGCCACTTTCCAGGTTCGAGAAAAGATCTCCACGATGCCAGTGGTGTCTCCTACTCAGCGCGGCACCGGAGTGGCGGACGTGTTGCGTCAGCAATACAGTGAATCCGGCCTGGCCACGTGGGCAATGAACGCTCGCGGCGTCATTTTTTACCGGGCCTACGACCCTGCCAACAGTGCCGTGACGCAATGGATTCAGGACGTGGACACTTCTCAGATGAGCGGAGTGCCAGCCGGATGGTCCACACTCTCCGGTTTCGGCAAACACCTCGTCACCGACTTCATCAATGACAATATTGGACGCACCCTGCGTGTGGTGCGACCGTCCGTTGACGTTGACCCTGGCAGCGTTGGCGAAACTGGCGTCTCAGCCATCGCAGTCCGCCCCGTTTATTACTACGATTACCGCGATAGCACTGCACAAGTATGGAGCGCTGTCGGTTGGCTCACGGGCACGTTGGAAGCCCCCTCCTGGCACCTGTTCGGCCCGGTGCTGCTGCGACTGACCGATCAAAATGACCGCGTCCTAGACGAAATTAGGGCAACACCGCTGGTCGTTGACCAGCCTCTCAGCCCTGACACCTTTCAGAGTAATGGTGCGCTTCCGTCCCAAGAATTGTGGGTGAGTTGGACCGATTACGAACGCGATGCCTGGGGTCGAGTGGTCCAGGCCCGGGTGTTCCACGATATCCCCCTTTCAGGAAGCGGTGTCGAAGGACAACACTACGATGCCGTCCGATTCTACTATGACCTTCAGGGCCGTTTGCGTAAACAAGTCTCACCGGGCGGGACCATCACTCGCACCGTTGTGGACACGCGTGGTCTGCCCACCGCGACTTGGGTAGGTACAAACGACGCGGGTGCCACGGACAACGACCCCTCAGGAGGAGAGGCCAGTGGAAACAACATGAAGATGGTATGGCGAGGCATCTTTGACAACGGGAATGATGGCGGGAATGGCAACCTGACAGAGTCGATGCAGGTGCTGAACGACACTCCCGCCGGGGGCGTGACCCAGTTCAGCTACGACTATCGGAACCGGACTGTGCAGCAGAACACCAGCGACGGATTTCGTGTCTTCTTCCAAACCACGTTGTATGACAATCTGGGCCGACCCCTAACCTCAAGCCGTTATCATACCAGTGTCACCATCGCCAACCGAACCCACGAGGAGACGGTGGCTTATGACTCGCTGGGCCGGGCTTACGAAGGTAAAGTATTTGTGGTCAATCCCAACGGAACCCTCGGCAGCCCGCTAGTCAGTGGCGTCTGGTATGACCCCAGTGGGAACGTCATAAAACAGATTGCGAAGGGCTCGAAAGCGGTCGTCAAGAATGTGTTCGACTCACTTGACAGAACAGTCGTGAGCTATCTGGTGGCGGAAGACGCTTCGAGTGCACCGGACAACACCAACAACGTCAGTTTGGACGTGGTGATCCAACAGGATGAATTCGTCTACAACGACTGCGGAGACACCCTCGCCGCAGTGAATCGCTCCCGCTTCGATGATGCCACCGGCACGGGACACCTGCAAGGACCATCTGGCAGCGAACCAAAGTCGCGCGATAATTACACATTCCTCTATCCCGACCCCAGCGGTCGCCTCTGCTGGCAGGCGCAACTGGGCACCCATGGCGGAACCGTCCCAACACGTCCCGGTGTGCACCCCCCATCTTCGGATACCACGCTGGTCACCGAGTGGCAGTACGCCGCCGACAGCGCGGTGGCCAAAATCATTGATCCTAAAGGGGTTGACACCACCGTACTACGCGATGCCGCAGGACGGCGCATCCAGCAAACCGACAACGCCGCAGGCAGCACTACTGGGCAGCAAACCTCGCAGTACGAATATGCTCCCGACGGTGGCTTGAGCATTCTGCGCGTACTCAACGCCACCACCGGCAATCAGGTCACCACCTGGACCTATGGAACCAACCCAGCCACCAGCAAAGTGGCAAGGACGGATCTGCCAGTCAGCAAGACCTCCCCAACAGGCAAGGTGTATTCCCAGACCTACAACCGCCAAGGAGTTGTGGAGTCGACCACAGACCCCAACGGCACCTTTCATCTCTATATCTACGATTTGATGGGACGGCTGATCCAAAACCACACACCTGTGATTGGGAGTGGCGTTGATGGCAGTGTCCGACTACTCGGCACCGAATACGATACACATGGCAGAGCCTTCCGTCTCACCAGCTACAGTGCGACGTCTGCAATTGTCAATCAGGTGGTCCGCGGCTTCAACGGCATCGGTTGTCTCACCACGGAATACCAGAGCCACGGCGGTGCGGTGACAGTATCCACGCCACGGGTACAATACCAATGCACCAGTGCCACCGACAACATCCAACGCCGGACCAGCATCACCTATCCCAACGGAAGGCAATTGGACTATGAATACGGTTCCAGCGGCGGCATTGACGATGTGCTTAACCGCGTGCAGTCCGTGCACGACGATGACCTCACCGTCCTTGCGGAGTATCAACACGTTGGCTTGGGCCTGCCGTCTATCACCACGCTGCCACAACCTGGCATCGAACAGCGTTGGAAGAAATTGGCCGGTGATCCCAACGGTGACGGAGGCGACCCCTACACCGGCTACGACCGGTTCACCCGCGTGATCCGCTCCCACTGGCTCAAACCTGCAACGACGCCAGTATCCTTGGTGGACGCGCAATGGGGCTATGACCGCGCTAGCCTGAAGACCTGGCGGAAAGACGCACTTGCACCCAGCGGCAGCGAACAGGACCAGTATTTTTCCTACGACAACCGCTACCAAGTCACCCAACGGCAACGCGGTATACTTGACACTGGGCACACCGGCATCAGCGGCACCCCTGCTCAGCAGGAAAACTTCGGATACGATCCCGCCGGCAACTGGACCGGCTACCAGCAAACCAACGCTGGCACTTTGGACATCAACCAGAGCCGCGCCCACAATGCCAGCAACCAGATCACCTCCATCAACAGCGTCAGTTCCGACGTCTCTTATGACGACAACGGCAACATGCTTGAAGTGCCCACGGGGGGTCAGGCGTTGGACGGTCCGCCACGCAAGCTGGTGTGGGATGCGTGGAATCGCTTAAGGAAGGTTTATGACGACGAGGACAATCTCATTGCCGAATACCAGTACGACGGCCAGATGCGCCGGGTGACCAGCGCCGCGGACAGCACAGTACGCCATTTTTACTACGATGACCAATGGCGTAGCGTCGAGGAGCGGCTGGACAGCATCTCCGACGCTGTGACAAACCATGTGTGGCAGCCCGGCAATCGTTGGGAATTGATTCTGCGTGATCGTTCCACAGCGAACGACGGCACGTTTGATGAACGGCTCTACAGCCTGAAAGACGAACTTGATCCCGTGGCATTGATCGACACGAACGGCAGTGTCGTGGAACGTTGTGCTTTTAGCGCATTTGGGAAGGCGTCATTCTTTGATGCCACTTACACAAGCCGCACAAGTTCTTCCTATGGGTGGAATTTCCTTTTTCACGGAGAATTTGCAGATGCCGAAACCAGCTGGATGAATTACGGGTTTAGGTATTATTCCACGGATTTAGGCAGGTGGTTGAACGAGGATCCGATAGGGCTTCTTGGAGGGCTCAACAGCTATTCTTTTGCAGGATCCAGTCCGATGCGCTCGATCGACGTATTGGGATTATGTGACGAACAAAACGGTGGTTCGGAGGTGTGGGACGCAATCTCGGAATGGATGCAGGTTGGAGGAACTCAGACCGATGCGCGAGGCGTCGAACGTCCGGTTGCCGGCGCTGGTTATCCATCTGCGACAGGAAGAGGTTATGTGGATGCCTTTGGTAGTTGGCATGAAAGTTTCTGCATGTCATGCCATGGGACTACGTCGACCGCCCAGTTCAATAGAGAGCAAGCGGCATTGGCGAACGCAACTAGCTGGGGAGCTTACCTGACGGCGGAGTCTTTGAACATTTTATCCGCCGCAGTTATGGGCGGTGGTCTTAGCAGGGCGTTTGCCGCAAAGAGTGGACCAGTAGTGTATCGACAACTCAGCGCGGCTGATCGTATCGCATTGGATGCCGGACAGCCCTTGATGCCGAAGGGCACGGGAGGAACCATACTCGACCATATTCGAAGCCAACCCACCGGCCATATCTCAGTATCTGAAACCGCCGCAGCAACTGCCCGTTTCAACGGCGGCAATGGACTCGTGGAAATCAATGTAAACGCTGCTACTGCTGGAGGTGCCCGCTTCATTCCTCATTCCGAAGTCCTGCAAGGGGTTGGCGCACGAGCCAATCAAATACGGAACGTGAGGGAAGCCCAAGAAGCTCTTTTTCAGGGACCGATTCCTGCCAGTGCAGTCCGACTCATCGAATAA
- a CDS encoding transposase, which yields MRRWDVELFLDDIKTSQRMDMLRCKSPAMVTRELLMHMIAYNLIRELLVQAEKRRPVGQEGRLSFIGTLDRLHHWHSPLWGNPSSKVVTK from the coding sequence CTGCGCCGTTGGGATGTCGAGCTGTTTTTGGACGACATCAAGACCTCGCAACGCATGGACATGCTGCGCTGCAAAAGCCCCGCGATGGTCACGCGCGAGTTGCTCATGCACATGATCGCCTACAATCTTATTCGAGAGCTATTGGTGCAGGCGGAAAAGCGGCGTCCCGTCGGGCAGGAAGGTCGCCTCTCCTTCATAGGCACGCTTGATCGGCTGCATCACTGGCACAGTCCATTGTGGGGCAATCCAAGTAGCAAGGTCGTTACCAAGTGA
- a CDS encoding transposase — MKSNDQNTDSLRNRRHFSPQEKVRLLRLHLVEDQSISSICEQHQLHPTLFYQWQKTFFENGAAAFEQSSKRRPVDAEAQKIERLEARLKRKDEVIALVTEELVRTKKELGEG; from the coding sequence ATGAAATCCAACGACCAAAATACCGACAGTCTCCGCAACCGCCGCCACTTTTCTCCCCAGGAAAAGGTCCGACTGCTGCGCCTTCACCTTGTTGAAGACCAGTCCATCTCGTCGATCTGCGAGCAACACCAACTTCACCCCACCCTCTTCTACCAGTGGCAGAAGACTTTCTTTGAGAATGGAGCGGCGGCTTTCGAGCAATCTTCCAAACGTCGACCGGTGGATGCAGAAGCCCAAAAGATTGAGCGGCTCGAGGCACGCCTCAAAAGGAAGGACGAAGTCATTGCGTTGGTGACTGAAGAGCTGGTGCGCACAAAAAAAGAGCTTGGGGAGGGTTGA
- a CDS encoding DDE-type integrase/transposase/recombinase yields the protein MKDSWTPPDQRDAVVNFLKRMNALTLLPMGNLLRWCELCPRKFARWRERYGKANEHNALVPRDHWLEASEKQAIISYAQAHPLEGYRALTFMMLDANVAAVAPATTYRVLKSAGLIGPTGGRPSKKGTGFVQPLAPHEHWHVDFSYLNIGGAFYFLCAVLDGCSRHIVAWDIRPTMREIDGEIVLQKAREAHPQARPRVISDQGSQFKSREFKTFINQWQASHVMTSPYYPQSNGKLERFHKTLKTQAIHPKTPLDLQDAKRITGDFIEYYNTQRLHSAIEHVYSG from the coding sequence TTGAAAGACTCCTGGACTCCCCCAGATCAGCGCGATGCCGTCGTCAACTTCCTCAAACGCATGAACGCCCTCACCCTCCTTCCCATGGGCAACCTGCTGCGCTGGTGCGAACTCTGCCCGCGCAAGTTCGCCCGCTGGCGCGAGCGCTACGGCAAGGCCAATGAACACAACGCCCTGGTGCCGCGAGATCATTGGCTGGAAGCCTCTGAGAAGCAGGCCATCATCAGCTACGCCCAAGCCCACCCTTTGGAAGGCTACCGCGCCCTCACCTTCATGATGCTCGACGCCAACGTGGCTGCCGTAGCGCCCGCCACCACCTACCGCGTGCTCAAGAGCGCAGGTCTCATCGGTCCCACCGGTGGCCGTCCATCCAAGAAAGGCACCGGCTTTGTCCAGCCTCTAGCCCCCCATGAGCACTGGCATGTGGACTTCAGTTACCTCAACATCGGCGGCGCCTTCTACTTCCTGTGCGCCGTACTCGATGGCTGCTCACGCCATATCGTGGCCTGGGACATCCGCCCTACCATGCGCGAGATCGATGGAGAGATCGTCCTGCAAAAAGCCCGCGAAGCCCACCCTCAAGCCCGGCCCCGCGTCATCAGCGATCAAGGCTCCCAGTTCAAAAGCCGAGAGTTCAAAACCTTCATCAACCAATGGCAGGCCAGCCATGTGATGACCAGCCCCTACTACCCCCAATCTAATGGCAAACTCGAACGCTTTCATAAGACGCTCAAAACCCAAGCCATCCATCCGAAGACGCCTCTGGACTTACAGGATGCCAAGCGCATCACGGGCGACTTCATCGAATACTACAACACCCAGCGCCTGCACTCCGCCATCGAGCATGTATACTCAGGGTAG
- a CDS encoding DUF6527 family protein — protein MFKKVWQWILSKWYRFFPKKPEGFVIERCIDEPQSLKTDILYLIGEAADEWAAAFICPCGCGELIMLNLLRQSGRPIWTVSAGKDGIATLHPSVWRNVGCKSHFIMRDGVIIWCGTGHPPLHDVTS, from the coding sequence ATGTTTAAGAAAGTTTGGCAGTGGATTCTCTCCAAATGGTACCGGTTCTTTCCGAAGAAACCGGAAGGCTTTGTTATCGAACGATGCATTGACGAACCCCAATCATTGAAAACAGATATCCTCTACCTGATTGGTGAGGCTGCCGACGAATGGGCAGCAGCTTTCATTTGTCCCTGCGGCTGCGGGGAATTGATTATGCTGAACCTCCTCCGTCAATCTGGACGACCAATTTGGACCGTAAGTGCCGGTAAAGATGGAATTGCAACACTCCATCCCTCGGTATGGAGGAACGTCGGCTGCAAAAGTCATTTCATCATGCGTGACGGTGTAATCATCTGGTGCGGGACTGGCCATCCGCCGCTTCACGATGTAACATCCTGA
- a CDS encoding HesA/MoeB/ThiF family protein, whose amino-acid sequence MAHEVFLVPHSDCRVREPDCVYWPPAVGHELYDRAAAKSMGILKIHSHPAGFDRFSHLDDQSDKELFQSLHSWTDDGLPHASAVMLPDGKMFGRFVGPSGEFHLIDRISVIGDHIRLFDREQNRAIDDAQLRTAQAFGDQTTLLLKRLRVAVVGCSGTGSWVIEQLVRLGVGQLVIVDPDVVERKNLNRIVNSNLSQAERKASKVAALAAALRAHGTGTEITPLEGLLFDEGIAKAVAGCDVVFGCMDKFEGRDRLNRLAVFYLLAYIDLGVRLDADGKGGIDNVCGAVHYLLPDGSSLLSRGCYSSETLRVEALLRTDPAQYKAELDEGYIKGAKVDSPAVISVNGFCASMAVNELLARLHPYRENRLEDERFHSFDLRNCDWTQREEGAACKLLAKKAGRGDMTPFLDCITDV is encoded by the coding sequence ATGGCACATGAAGTTTTTCTCGTGCCGCACTCCGATTGCCGTGTCCGCGAACCGGACTGCGTTTACTGGCCGCCCGCTGTAGGCCATGAACTCTATGATAGAGCTGCCGCCAAATCGATGGGAATCTTGAAGATCCACAGCCACCCTGCAGGCTTCGACCGCTTCTCCCATCTCGACGACCAATCAGACAAGGAGTTGTTTCAGTCGCTCCACAGCTGGACCGACGACGGGCTTCCGCATGCCAGCGCTGTCATGCTCCCCGATGGCAAGATGTTTGGCCGCTTCGTGGGACCTTCTGGCGAGTTCCATCTAATAGACCGCATCTCAGTCATTGGCGATCACATCCGCCTTTTTGACCGCGAGCAAAATCGCGCCATCGATGATGCACAGCTTCGCACTGCCCAAGCTTTCGGTGATCAGACCACCCTTCTCCTGAAACGGCTTCGCGTGGCCGTCGTCGGTTGCTCGGGCACCGGAAGCTGGGTCATCGAGCAGTTAGTTCGGCTTGGCGTCGGCCAGCTCGTAATTGTGGATCCCGATGTGGTGGAGAGGAAAAACCTAAATAGAATAGTTAACTCCAACCTCAGCCAGGCTGAGCGTAAAGCATCGAAAGTCGCAGCACTCGCCGCCGCTCTCCGCGCCCACGGCACCGGCACTGAAATTACTCCCTTAGAAGGCCTGCTCTTCGATGAGGGAATTGCCAAGGCGGTTGCTGGCTGTGATGTCGTGTTTGGCTGCATGGACAAGTTCGAAGGCCGCGACCGTTTGAACCGCCTGGCCGTTTTCTATCTGCTCGCCTATATCGACCTTGGAGTCAGGCTAGATGCCGATGGCAAGGGTGGTATCGACAATGTCTGCGGGGCGGTTCACTACCTCCTGCCGGATGGCTCAAGCCTTCTCTCTCGCGGTTGTTATTCTTCGGAAACACTACGTGTCGAGGCACTCTTGCGGACCGACCCTGCGCAATACAAGGCTGAACTGGATGAAGGCTATATTAAGGGCGCGAAAGTTGACAGCCCAGCAGTAATCTCAGTGAATGGGTTTTGTGCCTCTATGGCTGTAAATGAATTGTTAGCGCGGCTCCATCCTTACCGCGAAAACCGGCTTGAAGACGAAAGGTTCCACTCCTTCGACCTCAGGAATTGCGACTGGACGCAACGCGAAGAAGGCGCTGCTTGTAAACTCCTGGCCAAGAAAGCTGGCCGGGGTGATATGACACCTTTCCTCGATTGTATTACCGATGTTTAA
- a CDS encoding multiubiquitin domain-containing protein → MNTLNDNTPSQSGTDNPSAKWASVVSDRLILMPRRRVSALLVSEQAGLKLGSVLIRDRVSGDDEVLEHDVEVDLADGNVFRVASSCDCASKPNPKLGEPKLAFVVDDRFKEVTNPSQTENGLRRLFGLDPRVELLRDMESPNDTPIDENETVRFKEGPVFVSCVEIEKHCKGTEGPPDARRYIIRVRDKRVVVPKPNPTGREILKLAGFDPAKILLNQRIGKRTVPVALDATVDLTACGIERFTTLPNEQGEGRPTQDFSLPEDDVEQLNAQNLSWQAITDKGTNWLIINNVPLPDVFHGEPTDVAIRILPGYPATALDMAYFHPPVRRKDGRPINCTEGTAGIRAKSWQQWSRHYSSANPWKPGEFNVLTHYLLSLAWLEREAAKA, encoded by the coding sequence ATGAATACACTAAACGACAATACCCCTTCCCAATCTGGTACTGACAATCCCTCTGCAAAATGGGCGTCTGTTGTGAGCGACCGCCTCATCCTGATGCCTCGTCGTCGCGTTTCCGCTCTCCTCGTAAGCGAACAGGCTGGCCTCAAGCTTGGCTCTGTTCTCATCCGTGACCGGGTTTCCGGTGATGATGAAGTTCTCGAACATGACGTTGAGGTGGATTTGGCTGACGGCAACGTCTTCCGCGTCGCCTCCAGCTGCGACTGTGCCTCCAAGCCGAATCCGAAGCTCGGAGAGCCCAAACTAGCCTTCGTTGTTGACGACCGCTTCAAGGAAGTAACCAATCCGTCCCAGACTGAGAACGGTCTTCGCCGTCTGTTTGGCCTCGATCCCCGTGTGGAGTTGCTGCGTGACATGGAATCTCCCAACGATACGCCCATTGATGAGAATGAAACCGTGCGCTTCAAGGAAGGCCCCGTTTTCGTCTCCTGCGTCGAAATCGAGAAGCACTGCAAGGGTACCGAAGGACCGCCGGATGCCCGGCGCTATATCATCCGTGTTCGCGACAAGCGCGTGGTGGTTCCTAAACCCAATCCAACAGGCCGGGAAATCCTCAAGCTGGCTGGATTCGATCCCGCCAAAATCTTACTCAATCAGCGCATTGGCAAGCGGACTGTTCCCGTGGCTCTGGACGCTACTGTTGATCTCACTGCCTGCGGCATCGAGCGCTTCACCACGCTTCCCAACGAGCAAGGTGAAGGCCGCCCTACCCAAGATTTCTCTCTTCCAGAAGATGATGTCGAGCAGCTGAACGCACAGAACCTCTCCTGGCAGGCAATCACCGACAAGGGCACCAACTGGCTCATTATCAACAACGTGCCCTTGCCTGATGTTTTCCACGGTGAGCCTACCGACGTGGCCATTCGAATTCTTCCAGGCTATCCTGCTACCGCGCTGGATATGGCCTACTTCCATCCTCCTGTCCGCCGGAAGGACGGGCGCCCCATTAACTGCACGGAGGGCACCGCTGGCATCAGGGCTAAATCCTGGCAGCAATGGTCCCGTCACTACAGCAGCGCTAACCCCTGGAAGCCCGGCGAGTTCAACGTGCTGACCCACTATCTCCTCAGCCTCGCATGGCTTGAACGTGAAGCCGCCAAGGCCTAA